The Geothrix oryzae DNA window CAGGATTCGTTTCCCCGCCTGCGCCGGGAGGAGGATGCCCTCGGCCGGCTGGCGGACGCCAGCATCCGCCAGGGCGCCCGGCTGAGCCTGGCGGTGAAGGGGCTGGTGGCCCACACGCCGCGGCTTCTGGAAGAGACCAAGGCCCGGACCGACCAGCTTCAACAGTTCCGGAAGTCGGCGGATGGGGTGCGCGATCAGGCCGAGGCCCTGGCGCGGCGGATCGATGCCTTCCGGGACGAGTCCCAGCAGCGGATCCGGTCGTTCGGAGGGGCGCAGGGATCCCTCCGGATCATCGACCAGGCGGCCCAGCAGACCGGGCTCCTGGCCGTGAATGCGGCGATCCTGGCCCAGCAGGGTGGCGGCGGGGCCGGAATGCAGGCCATCGGCGGACGCCTGCGCAGCCTGGCGGAGCAGACTTCGGGCGGGGCCTCGAACCTGGAGCGCGCCCTGGACCAGCATCAGCTGGAACTGGAACGGGAGAACACCGGCCTCTGGGACCTCCAGGAGGTGACCCAGCACCTGCGTTCCGGCATCCAGGAACTGCTGCGGGTGGCCGGACATCTGGATCAGCAGGGCCAGGACATGGAGCGGGCCCTGGAGACCCACCTCGGGCTGGTGGACCAGGTGCGCCAGACGGCGGATCGGGCCGAGCTTTCCCTCCACGAGGTGCGTGAGCGCTCGGCGGCGATCGAAGCGGCCCTGGAGCGACAGTGGGGCGTGGAGGCGAAGGTGTTCCCGGAGCGGGAACGCCTGGCCCGGATCGCCCACCACCTGGCCGAGGTGGGCGACGAATTCGCCCGCGTCAGCCAGCAGAACATCGACGAGACCTGGCACATCCTCATCGGCCACCAGGAGATCCGGCGCAGCGAGGCCTACCTCCAGATCGCCTCGGGCGGGTTGCCTGGCCTTCTCGGCTCGACGGATCAACCGGAATCGCCCGGGAACCGGCTCGTCTGGGCCCGGACCCAGCGTCACCCGCGTCTCCTGGTCGGATCCGGCTCTCAGCTGCCCATGGGGCGCCGGGACGAATCCGGTGAGGTGCGCCTGCGGCTGATGGGGCTGGATGCGCTGGACCGGCCGGAACCTTCGGCCGTGGAAGCGTGGTCCTGCGATGCGGATGCGCGGGTGTGGAGCCTGAGGCTGATCGAGCCGCTGAGGACCGAAGACCATCGGCTCTCCCTGCTGGAAACCCTCAAGGAAAGCCCTCTGGTGGCCTGCCTTCCGGGGCTCGATCTGCGGATCTCCCCCGAGGGTGCCGACATCCTTCTGGCCACGCCCTATCCGGGATTTCCCGTATTCCTGGGCGGGCTCCGGCTCGAGATGCCGGTCGAAGCGGAGGCCTGGACTCAGGGCTTCCGGGAGATCGAACCCCGGGCCCCGTTCCACCAGCAGCTGATTTGGATCGGCCCCGAAGTGCACCCGGAGCTGCGGCAGGGCCTCATGCGCCTGATCCACCACTGGGTGCGCGACGATCACCGGCACGAGAGCTTCATGCCTTGGCTGCCTTACGAAGGGAACCGTCCCCCTTGTCCCTGGCTCTCCGAGGGCGAGGTGACGGACCGTCTCGAGGGCTGGCCCGGGATCCGCTGCCTGGGCGTCGACGCCGATCCGACCCTCCTGCATCCCCTCAGAGACCGCCTGATCCAGGCGGGCGCCGTGGAAGGAGCGGAGGGTGCCGTGCTCTGTGCCATGGGGCTCGCCCACGCCCATCCCGAGGCCCTGCTCCTGAGGCTCTTCCAGGCCGACCTGGAGCTGGCCGGGGCCTTCCATCCCGAGCTGGTCCCCTTCCAATCGCGGCTTCGCGATGAGGTGCTGGCCGCGGAATCGAGCGATCCCTATCGCGCGGCCTGGCAGCTCCTGGAGGACCTGCAGCGGAAGGGGTGGGCCCTTCCGCTGCCATCCGCATGACGCGCCTGTGACGGGCGGATCTGCTGAATGTTTCCGGTGGGGTTGACAGCCGCGCTGCGCTGCCGATACCTGATTCAAGCGATCTTTGGACCCCCTCCAGACGGTGTGTGATCCAGGGCCCGGGATTGCCGCCAACCGATGTCCACCCCCAGCGGTGGCCGTTGGATCTGCGGGAGGCCACGGAACGCCACCCACAGGAGATGTCATGTTCCCTTTCGCGTTCCCGCGCGGCCAGGGGCCTGCCTACGCGGACCTGCCGCCCACCCTTCAGCCCTGCGCCATCGCGGCCTCGGCACCCCCTTCCGAGTATCGGCTTGCGGCGACCCTGTCCGGGCTGGTCTACCTCCTGATCGGAGGCGCGGCCCTGGCGCTGGCGTCTCTCGCGCCCGCCGCCATCCTGCAAGTGAACCGCCCCACGAAACCCGAGCGGATCATCGAGTTCGAGGGGCCGCGAATGCCGCGGTTCGTCGAGCACCGGCTCCCCGCATCCGGGGGCTCGGGTGGAGGCCTCGCCCTGCCCACGGCCCCGGCTGTGGCGGCGCCCCGCGTGGATCCTGAGGTCCCCGCGGCAAGCCTGCCCACGGAGAATCATCGCGGGGATCTTCCGGCAGGGGGGCCCGGGCGCGCCGATTCCCCGGCCCAGCCTAACGGATCGGCCCAGCCGATGGGAATGGCCAGCCCCGGGATTCGCGACTTCACCATGGTCGGGTTGACGGAGCTTCGTCGCGTGGAGCCGGTGTACCCGGACTTCGCCCGCCGCGCGCGCATCCAGGGCTCGGTGGTCCTCTCGATGACGGTGGACGACCAGGGCTTGCCGATCCAGGTGCAGGTACTGGAAGGCCCCCAGGCCCTCCACGAGGCCGCCCTGCAGGCGGCGCGGCAGTGGCGCTTCGAGCCGGCCCGGATCGATGGCCGGTCCGTGGCCGCCCGCTTCAAGCTCACCTTGAACTTCCGGCTGAGGTGATACCGTGAAGGCGTGGGTCAGGGCGTCGCTGTCCGCAAGGGCAGAGGAAAGTCCGGGCTCCGCAGGGTGCTGGGCCTGGTAACGCCAGGGCGGGGTGACCCGACGGACAGTGCAACAGAGAACAGACCGCCGATGGATCCTCGGATCACAGGTAAGGGTGAAACGGTGGGGTAAGAGCCCACCGCCGGACTGGCAACAGGACGGGCATGGTAAACCCCCCAGGGAGCAAGACCAAATAGGCCGGCGCACCGCGCAAGCGGCGAGGGTTGACCCGACCGAGCCGGCGGGTAGGTCGCACGAGGTGGGTGGTGACATTCATCCCAGAGGAATGACGCTCCACGACAGAACCCGGCTTACCGATCCACCACGGCCTCCGCAAGGGGGCCGTGCTCAATATCCTCCGGGGGTCCCCCCCGCAACGCATGCGTTGCGGGGATCTAAGGGCGCGCTGCGCGCACACCCCCGGACCCCCGCGCTCAGCCCGGCGAAGCCGTGCCTCGCTTTGTCCTGCTTTCGGGGTTAGGCGTGGTGCTGACAAGGGGGACTGGGCGAAGTGCGGGGGCTGTTTCACGCCTCTTTGATTGGAGTAGGCTGGTTTCCTCTCTGGATAGGCCTCTGATTCGTTCCTCCCATCGCCATCCCCGCACGCCTGGAACGGGCGCTGGAGTCGTGCGCCCCGGCTGACGCAAGGGCGTGGCACCCCGCAGGGCCGCCATCGCCGCGGCCGGATGAATCTGTTTCCCGGAGATGCCCATGTTCCATGACCTACCCAGCCTGGCCCGCCGTCTCGAGAGTGCCCAGGCCCGTCAGAACGAGCGTTTCAACCAGGCCGCCGGTGGCCGCAGCCTCCCGGTGGGCGGCGGCTTCGCCCATGTCCGCGGCCCGGGCCATCCGCTGAATCAGGCGTTGGGTCTGATCGATCCGATCACCGAGGCAGACCTCGACGCCATCGAATCCTTTCTCGGCACGCCGACGGTGCTGGAGCTGAGCCCCGGCGCCGATCCCGATCTATGGCCCCTGCTCGCCCGGCGGGGCTATCGCCTGCAACAGTTCCAGCAGCTGTGGATCCGCTCCCTGGCCGGGGTGGAGGAGGCTCCGCCACCATCGGAGGTCCGCCGGGCAGAGCTCGGGGAGGCCGGCTCCTACAACCGGATCGTGGCGGCGGGGTTCATGGATCAGGACGATTGGCGCGGTCTGGTCCCTCCCTTCGAGGTCTCTCTCGCGGTCCCGGATGCCTGGGGGTTCCTGGCCATCGTGGATGGAGAGCCCGCGGGGGGCGGCATGCTCGGGATCGTCGACGGCGTGGCCCTTCTGTCGGGCGACGCCGTGATCCCCTCCTTCCGGGGCCGGGGCCTGCAGAAGGCGCTCATCCGGGCCCGCCTGGCCTTTGCGCAAGGGCGCGGCTGCGACCTTGCCTGCGCCTCCACGGCGCCGGGAACGGCCAGCCAGCGTTCGTACGAAGCCTGTGGCTTCCGCGTGGGCTATCCCAAGGTGGAGATGGCCCGGGACTGATCGGCGCGATGCGATAGTGGGGGGATGCGTCGCCCCGCACCCCCCACTGCCGCGCTCCTCGTGACGGCCCTCGCCTTCCATGTGGACATGCTCCTCTACTACCTGCTGGTGCCCCTTCTGCCGCGGTATGCCCGGGAGCTGCAGCTCAACCAGATGGAGGTGGGGATTCTCTTCGGCAGCTACGCCGTGGCGCTGCTGCTGGCGACTTTTCCCGTGGCTCTGCTCACGGACCGCTACGGCCGCCGCCGCCCCATGCTCTGGGGCCTGGCGGGACTGATGGTCACGACGCTGGTATTCGCGGTGTCGAAGCAGTACTGGCTGCTGGTGCTGGCGCGCTTCCTCCAGGGCGTCGCCGGCGCGGCGACCTGGCTGCCGGGCATGGCCCTGCTGGCGGATCACTTCCCGGCCGAGTCCCGGGGCAAGGCCATGGGCACGGCCTTCGCCGCCGCGAATCTCGGGGTGCTGATCGGGCCTCCGCTCTCGGGTTTCCTCGATCAGCATGGCGGTCCCTCCACGCCTTTCCTGCTGGGCGCGGTCCTGGTGGGCCTGGACGCGGCGGGCCGGGCCTTCCTGCTGCCGGTGACGGAACCGGCAAGAGGCCCGAGACTCCCTTTTCGACAGTTGCTGTCCAACCGAACCATCCGGGTCTTCGCCGGTGCCATGGCGCTGGGCTCCTGCCTGTGGGCCCTCCTGGAATCCACCCTGCCGCTGGATTTCGATCGCAGGCTGGGCCAGTCCCCGACGCAGATCGGCCTCTGTTTCGCGGGGGCGGCCGTGGCGCATACCCTCACCTCACCCTTGATGGGCCGTTTGTCCGACCGCATCGGCCGGGCCCGGGTGTTGCGCGTGGGGCTGATCCTGGTGGCGATCCTGCTGCCCCTTCCTGCCCTGCTGCCCCGGTCCTGGATGGTGGTGGTGGCCATGATGGGACTGGGCAGCACGGCAAGCTTCATCATGAGCCCCTGCAGTCCCGCCGTGGCGGACCAGGTGGAGCGGCTGGGGAGCCAGAGCTTCGCCTCGGCCTTCTCCATCCTGAACCTGGCCTACTCCGTGGGCATGATGGTGGGCCCTCTGGTGGGAGGAGCCCTGGTACAGGGTTTGGGGCTGGCCTGGGCCTTGAGTCTGTCCGGCCTCGGCTTTGCCGCCTACCTGCTGGCCATGAAGGGCGTCAAGGCCTGACGGCCCGGTAGATCCACCGCTCGGCCGCGGCGTCCCAGGGGCGTCCATCCAGGCCGCCATAGGCCTCGATGGCGCGGAAGCCGGCCTGCGCGAGACATGCCTGGACCTCGGCATCCGTGGGAATCCAAATGTCGTGGCGGAAGGCCTGGCCCTGGCAGCGTCGCTCGGTGAGGATGCGCCGGTGGTCGGGGCTCCAGGTGGCGCGCTCCTGGTAGCCCTCGTGGGGAAAGTCCAGCCAGTAGCCTTCCACTTCCGCCACGGAGGAGCGCAGGAAGTCCCGGCCCACCAGATCCAGGAGCAGGGCACCGCCGGGGCGCAGGACCCGGGCGGCTTCCGACAGCTGGCGGAGGTTCTCCTCCTCCGTGGCGAAGTAGCCCCAGCTTGTGAACGCGCAGAAGACGCCATCGGCGCAGCCGCCGCGGAAGGGGAGGTTCCGGAGGTCCAGGCGGGCCAAGGGCGCGGGGTGTTCCTCGGCGTGGCGGCGCAGGTTGAGGGTGCTCAGGTCGCCTCCGACCACCTCCAGGCCCCGGGCCTTCAGGTGGGGATGGAGGCGGCCCCAGCCGCAGGGCAGGTCCAGCACGCGGCTCCCGGCCGGGAGATCCAGCAGGGCCGCGAGCGCAGGGCCTTCCAGGGCGGCATCGGCCGCCTTGTCCGCGTAGATCTGGAAATAGGCGGGGTGATCGAAATCCCAGGCGAACCAGTCCATGGAACGAGTGTGGCAGGGCGCCCGGACCCTTCGGAGGAAACAAGCAGAAGCCCGGCTCAGCCGGGCTTCTGCGCGGGGCACCCTCGGAGAGGATTACTCCTCGTCGGACTCCGCCTTCACCAGCTTCACCGTGGGAGGCACCTGGGGCGTATTCACCATGCCCTTCCATACATAGCGTGTGCCCCGCTTCTGGCCGCTCTTGGTGATGAGCTTGGCTTCCTCCAGTTCCGTGAACAGGCGGCGAAGCGTGGCCGGCGCCCAGTCGCAATCCTTGAGGTCCAGGGCCACCTGGGCCTCGAAGCTGCTGAGGGAACCCTGGTCCTGGAGCTTCTGCATCAGGCCCTGTTTCAGATCCTCCAGCTCGGGTTTGGAACGGCGGGCCTTGGTCTTGAAGCCGGTGGGCTCGGCGGCCGCCACCGGGGCGGCGGGCTTGGCCGCGATCGGCGCAGGAGCCTGGACCCGGGCGGGAACCTCAGCCTGGACCAGCAGGCCATCCAGATAGATGTCGCCTCGCTCGGGCCGGAACATCACCACCACGGAGCCGGGTGCGAGGCCTTCCTGCTGAAGGGTGGTAATGATCCGCTCGCCGATGCGGGTTTCCTGTTCCGGCGAGAGGTTGGGGGACTGGATAATGACGACGGCCATGGCGGCTCCATTATGTATACGATGAATTCATCATACCCTTTCTTTTTTCAGCAGTAAAATGCGATTAGCCGGGTGGACCGGATAGACTTCCCCACCGAGGATCCCATGCGAAAGCAGAAGACCGACCGCCCCGAAGAACAGCAGCGTTTCGAGACCTTCCTGCGCTCGCGCCAGTTGAAGTTGACGGGCGAGCGGCTGGAGCTGGTGGAGGAGGTCTTCGGCCAGGCCCACCATTTCGACGCGGACCAGCTCCACATGGCCTTGAAGCAGAAGGGCAAGGCCATCAGCCGCGCCACCGTCTACCGCACCCTCGACCTGCTGGTGCAGTGCGGGCTGGTGCGGAAGAGCAGCTTCGGCGACCAGCACGCCCACTACGAGGCAGTGCGGAGCGACGAGCATCACGACCACCTGATCTGCCTGAACTGCGACGCCATCATCGAGTTCTTCCGGCCCAAGCTCGAGGCACTCCAGGACACCATCTGCCAGGAATACGGGTTCAAGCCCATGCACCACAGCCACCAGATTTTCGGCCTCTGCAAGGACTGCCAGGCGCTGGAGACCGACGCCCCCACCCTCGCGCACCGGTTGAGCCAGTTGAATGTTTGAATGTTCTCCGGGGGTATGCGCCTAGAAGCCCGGCAGAGCCGGGCTTCGGCTTGTCCCTCGGCCTCATGCCTTCGGTCTCATGGTCGTAGCCCGCGGCCCCGCGAGGCGCTAGGCTAGGCCATGCCGAAACTCACGCTCCAGGATCTTCAGCGCCTTCCCAAGACGGATCTGCATGTTCATCTCGACGGCAGCCTCCGCATCCCCACCATCCTCGAATTGGCCGAACAGCAGAAAGTGAAGCTGCCGGCAGACAGCATGGAGGGCCTGCGCCCCTTCGTGGAGGTCGGCGAGGACTGCAAGTCCCTCGTGGAGTACCTCAGGGCCTTCGATGTGACGCTGTCCGTGATGCAGACCTACGAGAGCCTGGTCCGCACCGCCTTCGAGCTGGCCGAGGATGCGGCCAAGGAGAATGTCCGCTACATGGAGGTGCGGTACAGCCCCATCCTCCATCAGCAGAAGGGGCTCACGCTCCACGCCATCGTCCAGGCGGTGCTCGAGGGGCTGGCCCAGGCGGAGCGGAAGTACAACATCAAGACCGGCGTCATCCTCTGCGGCATGCGCCACATCTCGCCCGACATCTCGCTGCGCCTGGCGGACCTCACCGTGGCCTTCAAGAACAAGGGCGTGGTGGGCTTCGACCTGGCGGGCGCCGAGGAGAACTTTCCCGCCAAGCGCCACAAGGACGCCTTCGGCCGCGTCCTGCAGAACAACATCAACTGCACCTTGCATGCGGGTGAGGCCTACGGTCCCGAGAGCATCCACCAGGCCATCCACCTCTGCGGGGCGCACCGCATCGGCCACGGCGTGCGGCTCATCGAGGATGGCGACCTGCTGAACTATGTGAACGACCACCGCATTCCGCTGGAGTGCTGCCCGTCGAGCAATGTGCAGACCAAGGCCGTGAAGAAGATGGCCGACCACCCGATCCGGCTGTTCTACGACCTGGGCTTGCGTGTCACCGTGAACACGGACAACCGCATGGTCACGGCCACCACGGTGAGCCACGAATTCCAGGTCATCCACGAGGAGCTGAACTTCAACCTCGAGGAGATCAAGGAGCTCATCATCATGGGCTTCAAGAGCGCCTTCCTGCCCTACGCCCTCAAGCGGGCCCTGTTGGCGGAAGTGGTGCACGAGTTGAAGGCCTTCAAGCCGGGCAGTCTGGAGAGCAAACGAGAGCAGCTCTGATATCCTGACTTCCGAGGTCAGGATTCATGCTGGATCGCTTCGCCGATTTTCTCGACCGCCACACCAAGGTCCTTCTCACCACGCACGAGAACCCGGACGGGGACGGCGTGGGCGCGGCGATCGCCCTGGCCGCCCACCTGAAAGGGCAGGGCAAGGCGGTCCGCATCGTGGTGACGCCGGTTCTTCCCGAGAACCTGCGCTTCCTGGATCCCGAGGGCTGGATCGAGGCCTTCGAGCCCGGCGGCGCCCATGGCGACCTGGCCGCCTGGCCCGATGCCTGGCTGCTCATCGACGCCTCGGAACCCCACCGGATGGGGCCGCTCTTCGCGGCGTTCCAGGGCACCGGGGCCGAGCGCGCCTGCCTAGACCATCACCTCAAGGACGCCCCGCAGGGCTTCGACGACGAGTTCACGGATTCCACGGCCAGCGCCAGCACGGAGCTGGTCTACGACCTGGTGCGGCCCCGCCTCGGCGGCGACCTCCCGCCCGTGATGGCCCAGGCCCTCTACGCCGGCATGGTGAGCGACACCGGCAACTTCCGGCACTCCAACACCACGCCGAAGATCCACCATGCCGCGGCTGACCTCATCGCCCAGGGCGTCCACCCCGCCCGGACCTACAACGCGCTCTATCAGACCGCCACGCCCGCCAAGCTCAAGCTCTTCGGCCGGGCCATGGGCGGACTCCAGCTACGGGATGCCGGCCGCTTCGCCTATGTCGCCGTGACCGCGACGGATCTGGCCGCCTGTGGCGCCACGCACGAGGATCTGGACGAGCTGGTGGAGGAACCCCGCAAGCTGTTCGGAGTGGAAGTCGCGGCCCTCTTTTCCGAGACCGCGGATGGCCGCGCCAAGGTCAGCCTGCGCTCCCGCGAGCGGGTGGATGTGAATGCGGTCTGCCGTTTGTTCGGCGGCGGCGGCCACCGCCTGGCTTCGGGCGCGAAGGTCGCGGAGTCCCTGCCGGCCTTCATCGCGCAGGTGGAAACGGCCGTTCAGGCTCAAATGGCGAAGGACATTGTCTAGATTATAAATAAGACATTACCGGGTTGCTCCGAATAGACCCTGGCTTCAGACTTCTTATTCCCCTGGGCGGCATCCAATCGCGTGGACGCACCCCTTCCTGGAATCCCATGACCCCCAAAGAACCCAGCAGCGCCCCGAAGCTCGAACTCTTCTGCAAGCTGCAGGCGGAGAAGGTCCCCTTCATCGCCAAGGCCAATGTCCCGTCCATCTTCGGGAAGTTCACGGTCTACGGCTTCCTGGAGCACGCCACGGGCAAAGAGCACTTGGCGATCGTGGCGGGGGAGATCGACGCCCGGAGGCGCATCCCGGTGCGCATCCATTCCGAATGCTGGACGGGGGATGTGCTGGGCAGCCTCAAGTGCGATTGCCGGCAGCAGCTCGAGGAAGGCCTTCGCCATGTGGCCGAGCATGGCGGCATGGTGCTCTACCTGCGCCAGGAGGGCCGTGGCATCGGCCTCCTGAACAAGCTCAAGGCCTATGCGCTGCAGGAGCAGGGGCTCGACACCGTGGAGGCCAACCACTCCCTGGGCTTCCCCGATGACCTCCGCACCTACGACTGCGCCGTGGAGATGCTGAAGTTCTTCGGCATCACCAAGGTCAAGCTGCTGACCAACAACCCGCGCAAGATCGGCGCGCTGGAATCGGCGGGCATCGAGGTCGAGCGGGAGCGCCACCAGCTGGCTTCCAATCCCCACAACCTGCGGTATCTCAAGACCAAGGCCCGCAAGAGCGGCCACATGCTGGATTTCGAGGAAGAGGCACTCTAGCGGATTCGGCGCTCAGCTGATAGCTATGTAGCCATGCCCGCACCCGTCTCCGACCAGACCATCTACGACATCTCGCATGTCATCCAGCTCTCGGTGGCGCCGGTCTTCCTGCTGACTTCCATCGGGACGATCCTGGGCGTGCTGTCCACGCGGCTGGCCCGCATCGTGGATCGGGCCCGCGCGTTGAAGGACCTGCTCGAGACAGCCTCGGAGGTCCGGATCGCGGCCATCCAGGATGAGATGCACACCCTGGCGCGGCGGCGGAACCTGATCAACCTGGCCATCACCTTCGGCACCACCGCGGCGCTGCTGGTCTGCGTCAGCATCGCCACAGTGTTCCTGGGGGCGGTGATGAAGGCCGGCGTCGCCGGGGCGGTGGCGTCGCTCTTCATCCTGGCCATGGCCGCCTTCGTGGCGGCGCTCGTGTTCTTCCTGCGGGAGATCCTCCTGGCGGTCCGGAGCCTCCACCTGGCCTGAGGTTTAGAGGTCGTAACGACCTCTAAAGGCTCTTGATCGCGGCGATCTCCTGGGGGTTCAGGTAGCGCCAGGCGCCGGGCTTCAGCAGGGGATCGGCCAGGGGGCCGAACTGCACCCGGCGCAGCTTGCTGACGGGGTGGCCCACGGCGGCGAACATGCGGCGGATCTGCTGATTCTTCCCTTCGGTGAGGGTCACCTTCAGCCAGGGGTTGTCGCCCTTCTCCGCGATTTCGATGTGGCAGGGCTTGAGGCGGCGTCCGCTGAGCAGGAAGCCCTCCTGGAATTCCTTGAGGAGCTCAGGCCGGGGATTGCGGTGCACTTTGACGAGGTAGACCTTGGGAATCTCGTGTTCGGGTCCCATGAGCACCTGGGCCAGGGCCCCGTCGTTGGTCATGAGCAGGAGCCCCTCGGAGTTGAAGTCCAGGCGGCCCACCGGGTAGAGCCGGCCCGGTACGCCCTTGAGGAGCGCCATCACGGTGGGGCGACCCTGGTCGTCCCTCACGGTGGTCACATAGCCCTTCGGCTTGTTCATGAGGATGTAGACCGGCGCCTCGCGCTGGATCTCGACCAGGTCCACGGTGATCTCGTCCCGGCGGGAGTCCGCGCAGGCGCCCAGTTCGGTGACGGTCTTCCCGTTCACCTGCACGCGGCCGTCGAGGATGATCTGTTCGCAGGCCCGGCGGCTGGCGATGCCCGCGGCGGCCAGGATCTTCTGCAGGCGCTCCTGGCCGGCCCGGGCAGGACGAGGCGAGGCGCCACCGCTGGGGCGGGACGGCGCGGCCTTGCGCGGGGCCTGCTTGGCCGCGGGCCGGGTCTTGTCGATGGCGGGGCGCCGGGCGGGAGCACCGGAGGTGGGGCGGGCGGTGGGGCGGGCGCCCGCGCTTGAGGATGGGCGGACGGCAGACGAGGACCGGGCCGGACCTGAGGTCGGACGGGCAGGAGCCGAGGTCCGGGTCACGCCGGCGGCCGGGCGGGCGGCGGTTGGCTTGCGGGTGGTGGGCGCGGTGCGGGGCCCCTTCGGGGCGGGCTTTCTCATGGCGGCTCCTTCGGCGTCTCCCGACGCGGAAGGGACAGTCTATCAGGCCACGGGCGTCCGAGTGGCCCGCATGAAGTAGTGGATGCCCGAGGCCAGCACCAGGGCGGCCACCAGCCAGTACATCTCGGGGAGGAAGGGATCCATCCAGGGGCGGTAGCCCAGGGCGTTGAAGAGCAGGCCGAGCGAAACGGCGATCAGCTGCATGGCGGTGCTGAGCTTCCCGAGCAGGCTCGGATGGAACTTGCTGTCGCTGAGTCGATCGACCGAGGCGAACGCGTAGAACGAGATCACCAGATCCCGCGTGATGGCGAGGATGGCCACCCACACGGGGACAGGCGCGGCCATGCCCTGGGTGCGCCAGGCCAGGAGGATAAAGGCCGTGGTCATCAGCAGCTTGTCCGCGGCCGGATCCAGCACGGCTCCCAGGTCCGAGCGCTGGTTGAAGGCCCGGGCGATGAGGCCGTCCAGCAGGTCGGTGAACCCCGCGGCGGCGAAGAGCGCGAAGGCCTGCCAGTGGTGGCCGTACCAGACCGCGATGGCGAAAAAGGGGATCGCCAGGATCCGCAGCAAGGTCAGTGCGTTGGGCAGGGTCAGTGGGCTGGAGGAGGTCATGTCCGGTCTAGTTTAGACGGAGATCACATCCTTTGACTTCGACCTTGTAGCACCCTGAGGCTGAGCTACACTGGATCGTGGAGTTGAGATTATGACTCAAAATCTATCAATCCCCCTGAGCGACCTCCAACCGGGGGACGAGGGGGAGGTCATCCAGGTGCAGGCCCAGGGCCAGATCCGTCAGCGCCTGCTGGAGATGGGCTTCATCCGGGGGGCGCGCCTCCGGGTCGAGAAGCTGGCGCCGCTGGGCGATCCCATGGAACTCGTGATCAAGGGCTACCACCTGTCGCTGCGGCGGGACGAGAGCGCCTGCATCCTCGTCCAGCGGGTGGCCTGATGGCCCTGACCATCGCCCTCGCGGGCAATCCCAACTGCGGGAAGACCACCCTGTTCAACGCCCTCACCGGGGCCCGGCATCATGTGGGCAACTGGCCCGGCGTCACCGTGGAGCGGCGCAGCGGAACCTTCGAACAGGACGGCTCGACCCTGGAGGTGGTGGACCTGCCCGGCACCTACTCCCTGGCTGCCCGCAGCGAGGACGAGCGCGTGGCGGCCCAGTTCCTGGCCTCCCCCGAAGTGGACCTGGTCCTGAATGTGCTCGACGCCTCGAATCTGGAGCGGAACCTCTACCTCAGCACCCAGCTGCTGGAACTCGGCAAGCCCGTGGCCTTCGTCCTGAACATGGTGGACGATGCCGAGAACCGCGGCGTGCGCATCGATGTGCCCGCCCTGGAGACGCTTCTGGGCGGCCCCGTGATCCCGACGGTGGGCAACCGCGAGCAGGGCATCCCCGAGCTGAAGGCCCTGCTGGCCGCCCTGGCCCGGGGGGAATCCACCCGCTGCCGGCGCGTCACGGTGGACTACGGGCACGACATCGAGGGCGAGCTGCGGAAGCTCGAGACCGA harbors:
- the add gene encoding adenosine deaminase codes for the protein MPKLTLQDLQRLPKTDLHVHLDGSLRIPTILELAEQQKVKLPADSMEGLRPFVEVGEDCKSLVEYLRAFDVTLSVMQTYESLVRTAFELAEDAAKENVRYMEVRYSPILHQQKGLTLHAIVQAVLEGLAQAERKYNIKTGVILCGMRHISPDISLRLADLTVAFKNKGVVGFDLAGAEENFPAKRHKDAFGRVLQNNINCTLHAGEAYGPESIHQAIHLCGAHRIGHGVRLIEDGDLLNYVNDHRIPLECCPSSNVQTKAVKKMADHPIRLFYDLGLRVTVNTDNRMVTATTVSHEFQVIHEELNFNLEEIKELIIMGFKSAFLPYALKRALLAEVVHELKAFKPGSLESKREQL
- a CDS encoding DHH family phosphoesterase — its product is MLDRFADFLDRHTKVLLTTHENPDGDGVGAAIALAAHLKGQGKAVRIVVTPVLPENLRFLDPEGWIEAFEPGGAHGDLAAWPDAWLLIDASEPHRMGPLFAAFQGTGAERACLDHHLKDAPQGFDDEFTDSTASASTELVYDLVRPRLGGDLPPVMAQALYAGMVSDTGNFRHSNTTPKIHHAAADLIAQGVHPARTYNALYQTATPAKLKLFGRAMGGLQLRDAGRFAYVAVTATDLAACGATHEDLDELVEEPRKLFGVEVAALFSETADGRAKVSLRSRERVDVNAVCRLFGGGGHRLASGAKVAESLPAFIAQVETAVQAQMAKDIV
- the ribA gene encoding GTP cyclohydrolase II gives rise to the protein MTPKEPSSAPKLELFCKLQAEKVPFIAKANVPSIFGKFTVYGFLEHATGKEHLAIVAGEIDARRRIPVRIHSECWTGDVLGSLKCDCRQQLEEGLRHVAEHGGMVLYLRQEGRGIGLLNKLKAYALQEQGLDTVEANHSLGFPDDLRTYDCAVEMLKFFGITKVKLLTNNPRKIGALESAGIEVERERHQLASNPHNLRYLKTKARKSGHMLDFEEEAL
- a CDS encoding DUF2721 domain-containing protein gives rise to the protein MPAPVSDQTIYDISHVIQLSVAPVFLLTSIGTILGVLSTRLARIVDRARALKDLLETASEVRIAAIQDEMHTLARRRNLINLAITFGTTAALLVCVSIATVFLGAVMKAGVAGAVASLFILAMAAFVAALVFFLREILLAVRSLHLA
- a CDS encoding pseudouridine synthase, translating into MRKPAPKGPRTAPTTRKPTAARPAAGVTRTSAPARPTSGPARSSSAVRPSSSAGARPTARPTSGAPARRPAIDKTRPAAKQAPRKAAPSRPSGGASPRPARAGQERLQKILAAAGIASRRACEQIILDGRVQVNGKTVTELGACADSRRDEITVDLVEIQREAPVYILMNKPKGYVTTVRDDQGRPTVMALLKGVPGRLYPVGRLDFNSEGLLLMTNDGALAQVLMGPEHEIPKVYLVKVHRNPRPELLKEFQEGFLLSGRRLKPCHIEIAEKGDNPWLKVTLTEGKNQQIRRMFAAVGHPVSKLRRVQFGPLADPLLKPGAWRYLNPQEIAAIKSL
- the pgsA gene encoding CDP-diacylglycerol--glycerol-3-phosphate 3-phosphatidyltransferase, translating into MTSSSPLTLPNALTLLRILAIPFFAIAVWYGHHWQAFALFAAAGFTDLLDGLIARAFNQRSDLGAVLDPAADKLLMTTAFILLAWRTQGMAAPVPVWVAILAITRDLVISFYAFASVDRLSDSKFHPSLLGKLSTAMQLIAVSLGLLFNALGYRPWMDPFLPEMYWLVAALVLASGIHYFMRATRTPVA
- a CDS encoding FeoA family protein gives rise to the protein MTQNLSIPLSDLQPGDEGEVIQVQAQGQIRQRLLEMGFIRGARLRVEKLAPLGDPMELVIKGYHLSLRRDESACILVQRVA